A genomic segment from Klebsiella africana encodes:
- a CDS encoding YbgS-like family protein: MNMKKLTTLLLTATLGLASGAALAADTGAQSNNGQANSSADAGQVAPDARENVAPNNVDNSQINSGSGGTTGSSMSQDNMSSDEVHKNSMCKDGRCPDTGKKLDNGGNMNQDNSKTDGTTQ; the protein is encoded by the coding sequence ATGAACATGAAAAAACTGACGACCCTTTTGCTCACCGCCACTTTAGGTCTTGCCAGCGGCGCTGCCCTGGCGGCAGATACCGGCGCCCAGTCCAATAATGGTCAGGCCAACTCTTCCGCCGATGCCGGCCAGGTGGCGCCCGATGCCCGTGAAAACGTGGCGCCAAATAACGTGGATAATAGCCAAATCAACTCTGGATCTGGGGGCACCACGGGCTCGTCGATGAGCCAGGACAATATGTCGAGCGATGAAGTACATAAAAATTCGATGTGTAAAGACGGTCGCTGTCCGGATACTGGTAAAAAACTGGACAACGGCGGCAACATGAACCAAGACAACAGCAAAACCGACGGCACCACCCAGTAA